The following proteins are co-located in the Deinococcus metallilatus genome:
- a CDS encoding GNAT family N-acetyltransferase, whose translation MTQSPDPLPPAPPSEWLRPVPLAGRHITLVPLTEEHAADLHAGADEATYALLARGGPEERSVAGWAEYITRLNALPGRVNWAVLLGDRAVGRISYSEVKVSDRWVEIGTMLVPAAQGTTANPEAKLLLLGRAFEVLGANRVHFKVDARNARSLRAMHKLGAVQEGTLRQYQVRPDGFARDSVMFSILSGEWPAVKAGLQARVSSLS comes from the coding sequence GTGACCCAGTCGCCTGATCCCCTCCCCCCCGCCCCGCCGTCCGAGTGGTTGAGGCCCGTCCCCCTGGCCGGGCGGCATATCACGCTGGTGCCGCTGACCGAGGAACACGCGGCGGACCTGCACGCCGGGGCGGACGAGGCCACGTATGCGCTGCTGGCACGCGGCGGCCCGGAAGAGCGCAGCGTGGCGGGCTGGGCTGAGTACATCACGCGGCTGAACGCCCTGCCTGGCCGCGTGAACTGGGCGGTCCTGCTGGGGGACCGGGCGGTCGGCCGCATCAGCTACAGCGAGGTGAAGGTCAGCGACCGCTGGGTCGAGATCGGCACGATGCTGGTGCCCGCCGCCCAGGGGACGACCGCGAACCCCGAGGCAAAGCTGCTGCTGCTGGGCCGCGCCTTCGAGGTATTGGGCGCGAACCGGGTCCACTTCAAGGTGGATGCCCGCAATGCCCGCAGCCTGCGCGCGATGCACAAGCTCGGCGCGGTGCAGGAAGGCACGCTGCGGCAGTATCAGGTGCGGCCCGACGGCTTCGCCCGCGACAGCGTGATGTTCAGCATCCTCAGCGGCGAGTGGCCTGCCGTGAAGGCTGGCTTGCAGGCCAGGGTGTCTTCCCTGTCCTGA
- a CDS encoding c-type cytochrome: MKNTFAVTITLLLALALGGSYAGYHLATTPHEASNAAEGTQGAGGTQGGEAAGATSPQTAANGQQGPNSPTADMSGDRGTPADAGQGGTAQVGSNTSGNAAGPAGSNANTVNANTGALGGEMTANGTPGKRSEETAQPATGNNNEVKPASPTAQGAQGTELGQTGTTNTEKAAAGNPAVSNSQAAAVASATAGDTAQGQKKFTATCAGCHGANAEGGIGPALNTATGPGSWMITQFEAAVRQGHAPDRELGPVMPRFTTAQVSDEDLTDIYAYLKSLVK; this comes from the coding sequence ATGAAGAACACGTTCGCCGTCACCATCACGCTGCTGCTGGCGCTCGCGCTGGGCGGCTCCTATGCCGGGTATCACCTCGCGACCACCCCGCATGAGGCGAGCAACGCCGCAGAGGGAACCCAGGGCGCCGGGGGAACCCAGGGTGGGGAGGCTGCGGGCGCCACCTCGCCCCAAACGGCCGCCAATGGGCAACAGGGGCCGAACAGCCCCACTGCGGACATGAGCGGCGACCGGGGCACCCCGGCGGACGCCGGGCAGGGCGGAACAGCACAGGTTGGCAGCAACACCAGCGGCAACGCTGCGGGGCCAGCGGGAAGCAACGCCAACACCGTCAACGCGAATACTGGCGCCCTGGGCGGCGAGATGACGGCCAATGGCACGCCGGGCAAGCGGTCAGAAGAGACGGCGCAGCCCGCCACGGGGAACAACAACGAGGTCAAACCCGCCTCCCCCACCGCCCAGGGGGCCCAGGGCACGGAGCTGGGGCAGACGGGAACGACGAACACCGAAAAGGCGGCGGCGGGCAACCCGGCCGTCAGCAACAGCCAGGCGGCGGCTGTGGCGAGCGCCACGGCGGGCGACACCGCCCAGGGCCAGAAGAAGTTCACCGCCACCTGCGCGGGCTGCCACGGCGCGAACGCGGAGGGCGGGATCGGCCCGGCCCTGAACACCGCCACGGGGCCCGGGTCGTGGATGATCACGCAGTTCGAGGCCGCCGTCCGCCAGGGCCACGCCCCCGACCGCGAACTCGGCCCGGTCATGCCCCGCTTCACGACCGCGCAGGTCAGCGATGAGGACCTGACCGATATCTACGCCTACCTGAAGTCTCTGGTGAAGTAG
- a CDS encoding group III truncated hemoglobin, translated as MTRGPLLTTSPLSGFGVEVVEASPEALPSAAGLLVPHDGEPVADVRNRPDRWALLTLLSGAVRRGVPVLAWGTGAALAGRVLGARVRPGEGEGAAEWAEAPRGATVERWRGEMPLLWRVGNVTVWADVPLPEELRTGFLTGLAQAGPRAPGSPLEAVGGEVALRVMLTAFYTRAREDELLGPVFAAHVEDWDAHLDRVTAFWVTMLGGGATWRGNLNAVHAGLGIRGTHLTRWLALFREAAGQSLGPEAAAVLTTRAEAMGARLAQRG; from the coding sequence GTGACACGCGGCCCGCTGCTGACGACCTCTCCCCTCTCCGGCTTTGGGGTGGAGGTGGTGGAGGCGTCCCCGGAAGCCCTGCCCAGTGCTGCGGGCCTGCTGGTGCCCCACGACGGGGAGCCGGTCGCGGACGTGCGGAACAGGCCTGACCGCTGGGCGTTGCTGACGCTGCTGTCGGGCGCGGTGCGGCGGGGCGTGCCGGTGCTGGCCTGGGGCACGGGCGCGGCGCTGGCGGGCCGGGTGCTGGGCGCGCGGGTCAGACCGGGTGAGGGGGAAGGCGCGGCGGAATGGGCGGAGGCGCCGCGTGGGGCAACGGTCGAACGCTGGCGGGGGGAAATGCCGCTGCTGTGGCGGGTGGGGAATGTGACGGTCTGGGCGGATGTGCCCCTGCCCGAGGAGTTACGAACCGGGTTTTTGACCGGCCTCGCTCAGGCCGGACCGCGTGCACCGGGATCGCCGCTGGAGGCGGTGGGCGGCGAGGTCGCCCTGCGGGTCATGCTGACCGCCTTCTACACCCGGGCGCGTGAAGACGAGCTGCTCGGGCCGGTCTTCGCCGCGCACGTCGAGGACTGGGACGCTCACCTTGACCGCGTCACGGCCTTCTGGGTGACCATGCTGGGCGGCGGGGCAACCTGGCGCGGGAACCTGAACGCTGTTCACGCGGGCCTGGGGATTCGCGGAACACATCTGACGCGCTGGCTGGCGCTGTTCCGGGAGGCGGCCGGGCAGTCCCTCGGTCCGGAAGCGGCGGCCGTGCTGACCACGCGGGCCGAAGCGATGGGGGCGCGGCTGGCTCAACGAGGCTGA
- a CDS encoding YbaB/EbfC family nucleoid-associated protein, which produces MDMKKLMKQMQQAQVAAAKIQENLAAQTVEGTASGLVTVTMNGHGKVTGLKIKPEAVDPDDVEALEDLLLVALQDANAKAEALQQEATRGLGLPGF; this is translated from the coding sequence ATGGACATGAAAAAGCTCATGAAGCAGATGCAGCAGGCGCAGGTGGCCGCCGCGAAGATTCAGGAGAACCTCGCCGCGCAGACGGTGGAGGGGACGGCCAGCGGACTGGTGACGGTCACCATGAACGGGCACGGCAAGGTGACGGGCCTGAAGATCAAGCCGGAAGCGGTGGACCCCGACGACGTGGAGGCGCTCGAAGACCTGCTGCTGGTGGCCTTGCAGGACGCAAACGCGAAGGCCGAAGCCTTGCAGCAGGAGGCGACGCGCGGGCTGGGGCTGCCGGGATTTTGA
- the thrS gene encoding threonine--tRNA ligase has product MHVTLPDGKQLDLPQGATALDAAKAIGPRLAQDALAATANGDLVDLMTPLPEGANITLITKKNPADAAPVFRHSLGHTLSQAVGEFYQRKGYPREAVKRGVGPSIENGFYQDFDLPEPLKEEDLPEIEAIMREIIGRNLDIVRQDVGKAAALEYFGYDPYKVELIREFPDDEPVTFYTQGDYVDLCRGPHFPNTGKLPPAFKLMSTSGAYWRGNEKNPILQRVYGVAFATQKELDEYLEKLEEAKRRDHRKLGRELELFLIDPLVGKGLPMWLPNGTILRDELTRFLREQQFQRDYQGVVTPNIGNLDLFRTSGHYPYYSDSQFEPLTVDEEQYMLKPMNCPFHIRIYASKPHSYRDLPVRLAEFGTVYRYEMSGELNGLTRVRGFTQDDAHIFARPDQLKKEFLDVLDLTVLVLKTFGMNDVRFRVGVRDPESDKYVGDPAQWEVAERQIIEAVEEVGLPYTIEPGDAAFYGPKLDFVVKDVLGREWQLGTIQVDYNLPERFDLTYTGEDGQEHRPVMIHRAPFGSLERFVGILIEHYGGDFPFWLAPRQVMIIPIADRHNAYAETLANEFKAAGLRAEVDDSNNRMNAKVRNAELHKIPVMLIVGDQEEARREVSVRERTPEGHRERKGVDFTALLAELQERYRTRA; this is encoded by the coding sequence ATGCACGTCACGTTGCCCGACGGAAAACAACTCGACCTGCCCCAGGGCGCAACGGCCCTCGACGCGGCCAAAGCGATTGGCCCCCGCCTCGCCCAGGACGCCCTGGCCGCCACCGCGAACGGCGATCTGGTGGACCTGATGACGCCGCTGCCCGAAGGCGCGAACATCACGCTGATCACGAAGAAGAATCCCGCCGACGCCGCCCCCGTCTTCCGCCACTCGCTCGGCCACACGTTGAGTCAGGCGGTGGGCGAGTTCTACCAGCGCAAGGGCTATCCGCGTGAGGCCGTCAAGCGCGGCGTGGGGCCAAGCATCGAGAATGGCTTTTATCAGGACTTCGACCTGCCCGAACCGCTGAAGGAAGAGGACCTCCCCGAAATCGAGGCGATCATGCGCGAGATCATCGGGCGGAACCTCGACATCGTTCGTCAGGACGTGGGGAAGGCGGCGGCGCTGGAGTATTTCGGCTACGACCCCTACAAGGTCGAACTGATCCGCGAGTTTCCCGACGACGAGCCGGTCACGTTCTACACCCAGGGTGACTACGTGGACCTCTGCCGGGGGCCGCACTTCCCGAACACGGGCAAGCTTCCCCCGGCCTTCAAGCTGATGAGCACCAGCGGCGCGTACTGGCGTGGCAACGAGAAGAACCCGATCCTCCAGCGCGTCTACGGCGTGGCCTTTGCCACCCAGAAGGAACTCGACGAGTACCTGGAGAAGCTGGAGGAAGCCAAACGCCGCGACCACCGCAAGCTGGGGCGCGAGCTGGAACTCTTCCTGATCGACCCGCTGGTGGGCAAGGGCCTGCCGATGTGGCTGCCCAACGGCACGATCCTGCGCGACGAACTCACCCGTTTCCTGCGTGAGCAGCAGTTTCAGCGCGACTATCAGGGTGTGGTGACGCCGAACATCGGCAACCTGGACCTCTTCCGCACCAGCGGCCACTACCCCTATTACTCCGACAGTCAGTTCGAGCCGCTGACGGTGGACGAAGAGCAGTACATGCTCAAGCCGATGAACTGCCCCTTCCACATCCGCATCTACGCCAGCAAGCCGCACTCCTACCGCGACCTGCCGGTGCGGCTCGCGGAATTCGGCACGGTCTACCGCTACGAGATGAGCGGCGAACTGAACGGCCTGACCCGCGTGCGCGGCTTCACCCAGGACGACGCCCACATCTTCGCGCGGCCCGACCAGCTCAAGAAGGAATTCCTGGATGTGCTGGACCTGACGGTGCTGGTGCTGAAGACGTTCGGCATGAACGACGTGCGCTTCCGCGTGGGCGTGCGTGACCCCGAATCCGACAAGTACGTGGGCGACCCGGCGCAGTGGGAGGTGGCCGAGCGCCAGATCATCGAGGCGGTGGAGGAGGTCGGCCTGCCCTACACCATCGAACCCGGCGACGCCGCCTTCTACGGCCCCAAGCTCGACTTCGTGGTGAAGGACGTGCTGGGCCGCGAGTGGCAGCTCGGCACCATCCAGGTGGACTACAACCTGCCCGAACGTTTCGACCTCACCTACACGGGCGAGGACGGCCAGGAACACCGCCCGGTGATGATCCACCGCGCGCCCTTCGGCAGCCTGGAACGCTTCGTGGGCATCCTGATTGAGCATTACGGCGGCGACTTCCCCTTCTGGCTGGCGCCCCGCCAGGTCATGATTATCCCGATTGCCGACCGCCACAACGCCTACGCCGAGACGCTGGCGAACGAGTTCAAGGCCGCAGGCCTGCGCGCCGAGGTGGACGACAGCAACAACCGCATGAACGCCAAGGTCCGCAACGCTGAACTCCACAAGATTCCGGTGATGCTGATCGTCGGTGACCAGGAGGAGGCGCGGCGCGAGGTCAGCGTCCGCGAACGCACCCCGGAAGGCCACAGGGAACGCAAGGGCGTGGACTTCACGGCCCTGCTGGCCGAGTTGCAGGAACGCTACCGCACGCGGGCGTAA
- the recR gene encoding recombination mediator RecR gives MKYPPSLVGLIRELSRLPGIGPKSAQRLAFYLFEQPREDIERLAGAILEAKRDLHTCPVCFNITDAERCDVCSDPTRDQDVICVVEEPGDVIAIERSGEYRGLYHVLHGVLSPMNGVGPERLHIKPLLPRVQDGMEVILATGTTVEGDATALYLQRLLEPLGAVVSRIAYGLPVGGALEYADEVTLGRAMSGRRRVNEAPTPPRPRRDDEDGTAPVPSPR, from the coding sequence ATGAAATATCCGCCTTCACTCGTGGGGCTGATCCGGGAGCTGTCGCGCCTTCCCGGCATCGGGCCGAAGAGCGCGCAGCGGCTGGCCTTTTACCTGTTCGAGCAGCCGCGGGAGGACATCGAGCGGCTGGCGGGGGCGATTCTGGAGGCCAAGCGCGACCTGCACACCTGCCCGGTCTGCTTCAACATCACCGATGCGGAGCGTTGCGACGTGTGCAGCGACCCCACGCGCGACCAGGACGTGATCTGCGTGGTCGAGGAACCGGGCGACGTGATCGCCATCGAGCGCAGCGGCGAATACCGGGGGCTGTACCACGTGCTGCACGGCGTCCTGAGTCCGATGAACGGGGTCGGCCCGGAGCGGCTGCACATCAAGCCGCTGCTGCCGCGCGTGCAGGACGGGATGGAAGTGATCCTGGCGACCGGCACGACGGTGGAGGGGGACGCCACCGCGCTGTACCTCCAGCGCCTGCTGGAACCGCTGGGTGCGGTCGTGAGCCGCATCGCCTACGGCCTGCCGGTGGGCGGCGCCCTGGAATACGCCGATGAGGTGACGCTGGGCCGCGCGATGAGCGGACGCCGACGGGTGAACGAGGCGCCTACCCCCCCCCGGCCCCGCCGCGACGACGAGGACGGCACCGCCCCGGTCCCTTCCCCACGTTAG
- a CDS encoding GNAT family N-acetyltransferase — MPPLTLRPATPADFPALRPMLLDMGFVEDEEALAARFPAFCDREDFGLLVAEDPAGRLLGYAWVQDYGPHLRSGDSHRTAKLHDLYTVPEARRQGVARSLMGAVEAWARARPLRYVFWYANDHSAAPAYERMGYRSAGAGQEGYRFFEIDFGEANTRTPHPLRGS; from the coding sequence ATGCCTCCTCTCACCCTCCGCCCCGCCACCCCCGCTGACTTCCCCGCCCTGCGCCCCATGCTGCTCGACATGGGTTTCGTGGAGGACGAGGAGGCCCTGGCGGCCCGCTTTCCCGCTTTCTGTGACCGCGAGGATTTCGGCCTGCTGGTTGCTGAGGACCCGGCAGGCCGATTGCTGGGTTACGCCTGGGTGCAGGACTACGGCCCGCACCTGCGCTCCGGGGATTCCCACCGAACGGCCAAACTGCACGACCTCTACACCGTGCCCGAAGCGAGAAGGCAGGGTGTGGCCCGCTCCCTGATGGGCGCGGTGGAAGCCTGGGCACGCGCCCGCCCGTTGCGCTACGTCTTCTGGTACGCGAATGACCACAGCGCCGCGCCCGCCTACGAACGGATGGGCTACCGGTCGGCAGGCGCGGGGCAGGAGGGTTACCGCTTCTTTGAGATTGACTTCGGGGAGGCGAACACGCGCACGCCGCACCCGCTGCGCGGATCGTAA
- a CDS encoding TetR family transcriptional regulator C-terminal domain-containing protein has translation MARTVNPIQDRARRAALEKAAYLAIYERGYAGVTLADIAGYAGVSKGTLAYHFGSRAGLLAAVMRRFTRTITVATRRALRQAATPDAKLRAYVENQFYGVENTRRFYTVSLDFLAAATRDPALMAVQRDFQRETLTLDLELARLAGEAGAEERARLLRALVEGLSVRFLADPAPDLGAYRAECLRGLRAVLGWEATPA, from the coding sequence ATGGCCCGGACAGTCAACCCCATTCAGGACCGGGCGCGGCGCGCGGCGCTGGAGAAGGCCGCGTACCTCGCCATCTACGAGCGGGGCTATGCGGGCGTGACGCTGGCGGACATCGCGGGGTACGCGGGGGTCAGCAAGGGGACGCTGGCCTACCACTTCGGGAGCCGGGCGGGGCTGCTCGCGGCCGTCATGCGGCGCTTCACGCGGACGATCACGGTCGCCACGCGCCGCGCGCTGAGGCAGGCGGCCACGCCCGATGCGAAACTCCGCGCCTACGTCGAGAACCAGTTCTACGGTGTGGAGAACACCCGGCGCTTCTACACCGTCTCCCTGGACTTTCTGGCCGCCGCGACCCGTGACCCGGCACTGATGGCCGTCCAGCGCGACTTCCAGCGTGAGACGCTAACGCTCGACCTGGAACTGGCGCGGCTGGCAGGGGAAGCGGGCGCCGAGGAACGGGCGCGGCTGCTGCGGGCGCTGGTCGAGGGCCTGAGCGTGCGCTTCCTGGCCGACCCCGCGCCGGACCTGGGGGCCTACCGCGCGGAATGTTTGCGAGGATTGCGGGCGGTTCTGGGGTGGGAAGCTACACCAGCCTGA
- a CDS encoding metallophosphoesterase, with protein MRSPLLLALAALVTACAPAVTSPSSPLPEVTASLPLPTTPAQIRIRVVVMGDQGTGTEVQRRVASAMQAVCLRDGCDLGVGLGDNFYPAGPHDPASPLFRERFAEQYGPLGVPFLMVAGNHDESWLLGGDGADARGADAEVAYARTHPQWVMPARTYRAPAGDLVEFFAVDTSPLAAYLPPRRANERPGGPWDAAQRAWLAGALASSQARWRLVLGHHPLFSNGKHGDAGHYDRLPLPGQRGDAVRVLYSAACGRADGILSGHDHALLGFAPQPECPGTRQWVSGAAGKVEAGRSGTRPATFEVVDQPGFLWLEITRETLTVRAFTVGEDGQPREVHTDTVRKP; from the coding sequence GTGCGCTCTCCCCTTCTCCTCGCTCTCGCCGCGCTGGTGACCGCGTGTGCGCCCGCCGTCACCAGTCCCAGTTCACCCCTGCCGGAGGTGACCGCCTCGCTGCCCCTGCCCACGACCCCGGCACAGATCCGCATCCGCGTGGTGGTGATGGGTGACCAGGGGACGGGGACGGAAGTGCAGCGGCGGGTGGCGTCGGCCATGCAGGCCGTGTGCCTGCGGGACGGCTGCGACCTGGGCGTGGGCCTGGGGGACAATTTCTACCCGGCGGGACCGCATGACCCGGCCTCTCCCCTGTTCCGGGAACGCTTCGCGGAACAGTACGGCCCGCTGGGGGTGCCCTTCCTGATGGTCGCGGGGAACCATGACGAATCGTGGCTGCTGGGTGGCGACGGCGCGGATGCGCGGGGGGCCGACGCGGAGGTGGCCTACGCCCGCACGCATCCGCAGTGGGTGATGCCCGCCCGCACCTACCGCGCCCCGGCCGGTGATCTGGTGGAGTTCTTCGCGGTGGACACCTCGCCCCTCGCGGCCTACCTGCCCCCCCGGCGCGCGAACGAACGGCCGGGCGGCCCCTGGGACGCGGCGCAGCGGGCCTGGCTGGCCGGAGCCCTGGCGAGCAGCCAGGCCCGCTGGCGGCTGGTGCTGGGACACCATCCCCTCTTCAGCAACGGGAAACACGGGGACGCCGGGCACTACGACCGCCTCCCACTCCCGGGGCAGCGGGGGGACGCGGTCCGGGTGCTCTATAGCGCGGCCTGCGGCAGGGCCGACGGCATCCTGAGCGGGCATGACCACGCCCTGCTGGGCTTTGCGCCGCAACCGGAATGTCCGGGCACGCGGCAATGGGTCAGCGGCGCGGCGGGCAAGGTGGAGGCGGGCCGCAGCGGCACCCGCCCGGCGACCTTCGAGGTCGTCGACCAGCCCGGCTTCCTGTGGCTGGAGATCACCCGGGAGACGCTGACCGTCCGCGCCTTCACGGTTGGCGAAGACGGCCAGCCGCGCGAGGTGCATACCGACACGGTCCGCAAGCCCTAA
- a CDS encoding helical backbone metal receptor, which translates to MRLASLTSSNSDILAALGAAPWVVAVDNHSDAPGLDGAVRVGPDLNIDVQAVRVARPDLVLASLSVPGMERVVEGVRAAGLRTLVLDPVSVPDTLRDIREIGAATGLSERAEALAADLDAELRGLARVYPRPPRVLVEWWPRPIIAATRESWVTDLLATLGAVNALGERPGRSTPLTLEEVRAARPDLIVCSWCGARKLRPEVIEARGLGVPVVCVPESGLGRPGPRLIEGARQIAAALADLRLV; encoded by the coding sequence ATGCGTCTCGCCTCCCTCACGTCCAGCAACTCCGACATTCTCGCGGCGCTGGGAGCCGCGCCCTGGGTGGTAGCGGTGGACAACCACAGCGACGCGCCGGGGCTGGACGGGGCCGTGCGGGTCGGGCCGGACCTGAACATCGACGTGCAGGCGGTGCGGGTGGCGCGGCCCGACCTGGTGCTGGCGAGCCTGAGCGTGCCCGGCATGGAGCGCGTGGTGGAGGGGGTGCGCGCGGCGGGCCTGAGAACCCTGGTGCTCGACCCCGTCAGCGTCCCCGACACGTTGCGGGATATCCGCGAGATCGGCGCGGCCACCGGGCTGTCCGAACGGGCGGAGGCGCTGGCCGCTGACCTCGACGCGGAACTGCGCGGCCTGGCCCGCGTCTATCCGCGCCCGCCGCGCGTGCTGGTCGAGTGGTGGCCCCGGCCGATCATCGCGGCGACCCGCGAATCCTGGGTCACCGACCTGCTGGCGACGCTGGGCGCGGTGAACGCCCTGGGCGAGCGGCCCGGGCGCAGCACCCCCCTCACGCTGGAGGAGGTGCGCGCGGCCCGCCCCGACCTGATCGTGTGTTCGTGGTGCGGCGCGCGCAAGCTCCGCCCCGAGGTGATCGAGGCGCGCGGCCTGGGCGTGCCCGTCGTCTGTGTGCCCGAGAGCGGCCTGGGCCGCCCCGGCCCCCGCCTGATCGAGGGGGCACGGCAGATCGCGGCGGCGCTGGCGGACCTCAGGCTGGTGTAG
- a CDS encoding DUF805 domain-containing protein: MNEYLNVIRNHYADFRGRARRREYWMFYLINTIISLILYLPFIVQTVGAPDPESVMPSGLALVSSLLFLLYSLAVFLPALAVSVRRLHDTGRSGWWFLINFVPLVGGLVFFIFTVLDSQPGPNKWGPNPKGMQSSGAAAW; encoded by the coding sequence ATGAACGAGTATCTGAACGTCATTCGCAACCACTACGCCGACTTTAGGGGGCGTGCCCGGCGACGGGAATACTGGATGTTCTACCTCATCAACACCATCATCAGCCTCATCCTGTATCTGCCCTTCATCGTGCAGACCGTCGGTGCTCCTGATCCTGAGAGCGTCATGCCTAGTGGACTGGCCCTGGTCAGCTCGTTGCTGTTTCTCCTCTACAGCTTGGCCGTATTCCTCCCTGCCCTGGCGGTGAGCGTGCGCCGTCTCCACGACACGGGCCGGAGCGGCTGGTGGTTCCTGATCAATTTCGTGCCGTTGGTCGGCGGTCTGGTGTTCTTTATCTTCACGGTGCTGGACAGCCAGCCCGGTCCGAACAAATGGGGACCGAACCCCAAGGGAATGCAGAGTTCAGGCGCGGCGGCCTGGTAG
- a CDS encoding NUDIX hydrolase, with the protein MGTLSLPPQATQVGLAVDVAAFAMHAGELRVLLVQRGELPHARDWALPGGFVQVGEALHEAALRELRTETTVELEPRHLEQFYTFGELNRDPRGRIVSVAHLAVLPHGTVHVTGGGHTLGAAWFPAHRPPGLAFDHAAILDRAIKRLQVRLEYANLALEFLPDTFTLPELQGVHEAILNRPLDKRNFRKRLLAQGVLVPSGERRCGVGRPAQLYRRAKGAKAAAL; encoded by the coding sequence ATGGGGACACTCTCCCTGCCGCCCCAGGCCACCCAGGTCGGCCTGGCCGTGGACGTGGCGGCCTTTGCCATGCACGCGGGCGAACTGCGGGTGCTGCTGGTGCAGCGCGGTGAGCTGCCCCACGCCCGCGACTGGGCGCTGCCGGGCGGCTTCGTGCAGGTCGGGGAGGCGCTGCACGAGGCGGCGCTGCGCGAACTGCGGACCGAGACGACGGTGGAGCTGGAACCCCGGCACCTGGAGCAGTTCTATACCTTCGGTGAACTGAACCGCGATCCGCGCGGGCGCATCGTGTCGGTCGCGCACCTCGCGGTGCTGCCGCACGGGACTGTTCATGTGACGGGCGGCGGCCACACCCTGGGCGCGGCGTGGTTTCCGGCGCACCGGCCGCCCGGTCTGGCCTTCGACCACGCGGCCATCCTCGACCGGGCGATCAAGCGGCTGCAAGTGCGGCTGGAATATGCCAATCTCGCGCTGGAGTTTTTGCCCGACACCTTCACGCTGCCTGAGCTTCAGGGCGTCCACGAGGCGATCCTGAACCGGCCCCTCGACAAGCGCAACTTCCGCAAGCGGCTGCTGGCGCAGGGGGTGCTGGTACCCAGCGGCGAGCGGCGCTGCGGCGTCGGCAGGCCCGCGCAACTGTACCGGCGGGCGAAAGGGGCGAAGGCGGCGGCGCTGTAG
- a CDS encoding glutaredoxin family protein produces the protein MIKMYTTNWCPDCHAAKRALTSKGIPFEEVNIEQDEQAAEYVMSVNGGKRSVPTLVSGDVARSLSGFRPQKLDAFLAEAGL, from the coding sequence ATGATCAAGATGTACACGACCAACTGGTGCCCCGACTGCCACGCCGCCAAGCGCGCGCTGACCAGCAAGGGCATCCCCTTCGAGGAAGTCAACATCGAGCAGGACGAGCAGGCCGCCGAGTACGTGATGAGCGTGAACGGCGGGAAGCGCAGCGTGCCCACCCTGGTCAGCGGCGACGTGGCCCGCAGCCTCAGCGGCTTCCGGCCCCAGAAACTCGACGCCTTCCTGGCCGAAGCCGGGCTGTAA
- the infC gene encoding translation initiation factor IF-3: MIDIAKEHKVNEQIRVRQIRLIGAEGEQIGIIDTRDALSMAREKSLDLVMVSPQAVPPVCRLLDYGRFRYEQQQNEKENRKRARAQEVKAIKFRVKIDDHDFNTKTGHVRRFLEEGHKVKVTIMFRGRERTHPELGERILHRVADTLADVGTPEGMPSMMGMDMNMIMAPKAAPKREGSRSDAPQSETPATRPAEAPRSEAPANA; the protein is encoded by the coding sequence GTGATAGACATAGCGAAAGAACATAAGGTCAACGAGCAGATTCGTGTGCGTCAGATTCGCCTGATCGGCGCGGAGGGCGAGCAGATCGGAATCATCGACACGCGCGACGCTTTGAGCATGGCGCGCGAAAAGAGCTTGGACCTCGTGATGGTGAGTCCCCAGGCCGTCCCGCCCGTCTGCCGCCTGCTCGACTATGGCCGGTTCCGCTACGAGCAGCAGCAGAACGAGAAGGAAAACCGCAAGCGTGCCCGCGCCCAGGAAGTCAAGGCGATCAAGTTCCGCGTCAAGATCGACGACCACGACTTCAACACCAAGACCGGACACGTGCGCCGCTTCCTCGAAGAAGGCCACAAGGTCAAGGTCACCATCATGTTCCGTGGCCGCGAGCGCACCCACCCGGAACTGGGCGAGCGCATCCTGCACCGTGTCGCCGATACTCTGGCCGATGTCGGCACGCCCGAGGGGATGCCCAGCATGATGGGCATGGACATGAACATGATCATGGCGCCCAAGGCCGCACCCAAGCGCGAGGGCAGCCGCAGCGACGCTCCCCAGTCCGAAACCCCGGCGACCCGGCCCGCCGAGGCCCCCCGGTCCGAAGCGCCCGCGAACGCCTGA